The genomic DNA TTCTCTAACTCTGTGAAGGTCTGCAAGACAATCGGAGTGAGTATACACTTTGTTGAGACATTAATAATTTATATGATTGTTCACAACAAGGTAATTCATAAAAGATTTATCAAAGAAACTAACCTGACTATGGAAAGCATTAATATACAAGTTCAAAACTTTGAACCCATTTTGCTTGTCCAAAAGTCGCCTTAACTTCTGGAAACAAAGTCCGGATGTATAACCATTGGGATAACATTGCATAGATGCTTTCAAATGGGTTGAATGCATTGCCGTATGCCAGGTAGAATAAGAACCACAAGGGTAAGAAAAGAAAACTAAATTGGGTGTAATGAACTCAATATCTTCGAAATCACACATTGAATGTAACATGAATGTCCTTAAGGAAGGGCTTGACAACTTGAGGATGTTGCAATTATAATTAATAGCCAAATACAAATTTTCAATGAAGGGGAAACTGGATACAAAGTCAGCAAAACTCAAGTATGGTGAAAGACACCCAAAGTAAGACACTGTTGTTAGGTTTTTGCATGAAGCCAAGTTCATTCGTGGTGCCCCTATATCATCCTCATCTTCCATCGTAAGACTAGATAGATTTGGAGCTTCAATATCTATTCTCTCAAGTGGAGTGTCATATATAATTCTAAGTTTTTGAAGATTTTGATGGCCATAAACACAAACTCTTTTGAAACCACTACAACCGTCAATATCGAGTACTTGTAGAAGAGGACAACTAGTGGCGAGATACGTGATCACTTCATCATTTAAGGGGACCATTATAAGTTTCAACTGGATCAAAGATTTAAAGTTGATAGCATCAAGCATCAATGAAGAAGGTAAGTCACAGTCACATATGGTCAAAGATTCTAATACGGAAACAGATAAGAGTATGTTAGGCAAACGGTACTTTGGAAAATCTAATGACGAGTAGGTAAAACTTATCACCAACTCTCTGACGCCATTCTTAAGAACTAATTCAAGGCATCTGTTAACAACATCTAACTCTGCAGACTCCTGGATTTCTGTATAGAGCAAGAACGTGTGTGCGGTGAGATTATGATGGCAAAATCTAGAGGTGGCATACTCAACATACTTGAAAAAACTTTCTCGAGTTCTAAAATAACGGATATTGAAATCTAAAAAGGGGAAAGAAGCGGTTAGATTAAACCAGGACTTGGACAATACACTCATTCGAACAAGCTCTGCAGGAGTATTCTTAAGAAAGGAGAGAATGTGATGAACAATAGATTCAGGAAGGTGTGAAATCCGATCCATCTCTCCAATTCCACTAGCAGCTAGGGTTTCCAACAAAACTGAAAGAACAAATATAAAATTCTCTGAATATAAAGACAATGATAGTGAAACTATAATTCATAACAGTGTGGTGCTCTATGtggcatttcatcaaacatgtGGTGTGCAAAACCAAACTCGAGAATCCTAGAGACATTAATTAAGTCCAATGAAATTGGAAACAATCAACAGAaatctttttttaattaaaaccatGCTGTAAACAATAATATCCACATGAAAAGGAAACGAAATTGAAAGAATTATACAAACCGTGAAACAAAACGACTGATAATCAAAGATCAAATTGACATTTTGGGGAGATTAGAGTACTCACCTTTATCGCTTTGCAGGAGACGATCGATCTCTctaaaacaaaacagaaaaccCTTTTTTCACTTTGGAGAATATAATGtcgtatttatatatatatttttaactagtctaagtacccgtgtaacacacgggtgaCTAAACATGAAAACTAAGTCGTTTAAAATTGTGAagtaaaaattataattttatatacgTTGAGATATTAACAAAAATGTTAGAGAGTACACGAAATAATTGAAATAcataaatagaaaaaaaaaatcacaactcATTGAACATCTCTTTATAAATAATGTTAGTTGTTTTATTAGTCGGTTTACCGTCGTTGTCAATTATTAGTAGCTTTACTCCATCTCGTGTTTTAACCCTTgataaagaaataaacaaaatttTAACCGGCAATAATATCAAAACCATTTTCATATCGTTTTAAGAAAAAAATACCTTAAATCACTCCGGTGTGTTTAGAATCCATTATATAATATACATAAGTGTGTAAAATCACATATTATACAttaaataaggaaaaaaaaattaaagtaaaaTTATAACTCACAAACATAAATAAGCCACTCACCACACATCAAGCTTGTGAAAGCAAGTGGTTAAAAGTTTACTCATTCAAcaattctttttaaaaaaaattggacACTTTTTAAACTTTATATCATTCGATAATTCACACAATTTTTTAAACTTTACTCATTCGATAGTTCTTTTAAAATTTTTAGACAATTCATAGGTAAATAGGTTAAAACTGTGAACTCCATCTACACACATCAAACTTGTGAAAGCCAAAAGGGGCTACCTTCGATCCAATTTTTAATATAGCAAATTACTTGAAAATAAAATAACATTGAAGACCAATCAAATAAATCTTTTAAAATAGCAAATTACCTGCAAAAGCACCAATCATAGCATTCTCAAGGTCGCTAAGATCGAGGCTTCTACAACTATAATTGACACTATCATTTGTCATGTTCCTTGTATACcccttttccaaaaaaaattaacACATGCTTGCTGATCTCCACTCACCAACTGtttacaacaaataaaatatatcatcatcatactgagtatatcccaccaatagcaaagttaAGGTAGAGTCTGAGGAGGGTGaacaaataaaatatatacatttagaattaattaattaataattaataacaaACATAAAACTTTATAACATTATTTTTGCCCAATCAAAGGAGACAAATTTATTTAAGAACCTCACAAACTCCATCTTAGCCAGAAGCTAAGATAGAGCATACAACcccaaaaaacacaaaaataaacGTACATAacccaaaaaaaataataataatgctaaaAACCCGCAGGAACGTCACAAACCAACATCAAAATTGCTCCAGCTATTCAAGGACAGACCCACACTTTGACGCGTCTGCATCTTCCAAATGGTCATCAAGAATAGAGTTTTCCTCTAACAAAACTTTTGCATCAGGACATACTTTTCCTCTAAAAACCTTGTCATTTCGACACATACACATCTTCCAAATGGTCATTAAGAAAAACACTTAGATAATAGGGTTCTCCTTTGCTGGTTTGTTCATTTTAAGAGCATGCTCCAACATATCGCTGTAGCACTTATACAACCTGCAAGTAAATGATCTGCAGTCTCCTCTCGTATACCATACATGGGACATTTCCCATCTCAACGGCCCTCGCCACAAGGTCCATAGCCGTTGGAATCTTGCCGTTGTCCACTGTCTGAACAAAACAACTAACTTTTGGAACTGAAATCTTATTCCAGTAGAACCTGTTATGACCCGTATTATTATTTGGACTCCTAGGAAAATAAAATCTAATTTGTTTTAATGTGAACTCCGCCAACATTCATCAGTACAGCCAACCCAACCTGTCCAACTCGTCCTTAAGATgcgtaatgtcacacccccaaaatccacccgcggagtaccaccacttggaggcgtgacatgaccaggatcaagccaccaatcatatcgaacataataagtaataataaACGTAAGTGtatatcaacccacaatatgaaaggtgttcaaataacatagtttaagtagcggaagcatagtataaaaTCCAACGTAACTAATAAGTTTTCaactgtcataagtgtttatcaaaacgtccatgatccatgtccacaacgactgtgcctcccgtgcaagctccatgtatacctaaggtcctgcaaggcatgtaacagagagtcaacaactagttgagcgagttcacagttggttgttaaGTTATAGTAATAGTATTGTAAACCGTATGTTTGTTTAGTGGATCATGTTTCGTATGCacttgtatcgcagccctctaggcatgtttgcgaagattagtgggaatttcccaagtattctagactaggtatatttgtatcgcagcccacccggcatgtgtgcgaagtttagtgtttggttcgcagccattccaggcatgtgtgcgaagattagttctattatcgcagccattcccggcgtgtgtgcgaagaggagtatttgtatcactagtctagcagtatttaTCAACAACATCCCTCTCCCGAGGCCTAAAGTACGTAATCCCGATAATGCCTTAAGTAtaagaaatcttccaaacccattcccgaccctgggaaccccatgccttggtaagagtgtgaactcaccttggtttgctcggcagatacacagaaggTCAAGTCTAGctgctagtggtcaaccacgtcctaacatggttaccatacaagtcaggttttggtttcgagTAGTGCACATAAGTATCACATAAGCTAGCAGATTAAGAACACGCATTGATCATAGCTAACACATAATGCACGTTAATATATTAGTAGACATAACATCTGATACTTGTACGATCCAAAGGTAAAGCCCAATAAACaggcggcccaacatgttgtgcgttcagcacagccttgtgcgatccacaacatgttgtgcgat from Helianthus annuus cultivar XRQ/B chromosome 7, HanXRQr2.0-SUNRISE, whole genome shotgun sequence includes the following:
- the LOC110868198 gene encoding F-box/LRR-repeat protein At4g14096-like; translation: MDRISHLPESIVHHILSFLKNTPAELVRMSVLSKSWFNLTASFPFLDFNIRYFRTRESFFKYVEYATSRFCHHNLTAHTFLLYTEIQESAELDVVNRCLELVLKNGVRELVISFTYSSLDFPKYRLPNILLSVSVLESLTICDCDLPSSLMLDAINFKSLIQLKLIMVPLNDEVITYLATSCPLLQVLDIDGCSGFKRVCVYGHQNLQKLRIIYDTPLERIDIEAPNLSSLTMEDEDDIGAPRMNLASCKNLTTVSYFGCLSPYLSFADFVSSFPFIENLYLAINYNCNILKLSSPSLRTFMLHSMCDFEDIEFITPNLVFFSYPCGSYSTWHTAMHSTHLKASMQCYPNGYTSGLCFQKLRRLLDKQNGFKVLNLYINAFHSQTFTELEKLKAIELPPYELEHVELKLDTSEESSAHVAFVNVVLWCCRPRSLTLRSSVPFEEQSDVVEFTYKKLLEQVDQGHTKIQIVSPSSSEAQKHLMDLKSLSMASPREGKAISFIKEEGTPF